In Gemmatimonadales bacterium, the following are encoded in one genomic region:
- the secE gene encoding preprotein translocase subunit SecE, with amino-acid sequence MARDFLVDTRAEMDKVSWPPKDELMQATKLVVLASLALGVVIGVADWILQQVLIGGVAMLTR; translated from the coding sequence ATGGCACGTGACTTCCTGGTCGACACTCGCGCCGAGATGGACAAGGTGAGCTGGCCGCCGAAGGACGAGCTGATGCAGGCCACGAAGTTGGTCGTCCTGGCGTCACTCGCCCTCGGGGTCGTGATCGGCGTCGCCGACTGGATCCTGCAGCAAGTCCTCATCGGCGGCGTCGCCATGTTGACGCGGTGA
- the rplK gene encoding 50S ribosomal protein L11, which produces MAKKIAAMVKLQCPAGAANPAPPVGTALGPHGVNIMEFCKQFNARTQSQSGMVIPVVVTIFSDRTFTFITKTPPAPNLLLKEAGIEKGSASPNRTKVGKVSRASLKKIAEIKMADLNASDLESAMKMIAGTARSMGLEVID; this is translated from the coding sequence ATGGCGAAGAAGATCGCGGCCATGGTGAAGCTGCAGTGCCCCGCCGGAGCGGCCAACCCCGCCCCGCCGGTCGGTACTGCCCTCGGCCCTCACGGGGTCAACATCATGGAGTTCTGCAAGCAGTTCAACGCACGGACCCAGAGCCAGTCGGGGATGGTGATTCCGGTGGTCGTCACGATCTTCAGCGATCGGACGTTCACCTTCATCACCAAGACGCCGCCGGCGCCGAACCTCCTCCTCAAGGAGGCAGGGATCGAAAAGGGGAGCGCGTCCCCCAACCGGACCAAGGTTGGCAAGGTCTCGCGCGCGTCGTTGAAGAAGATTGCCGAAATCAAGATGGCCGACCTCAACGCCTCCGACCTCGAATCGGCGATGAAGATGATCGCCGGTACCGCACGGTCGATGGGGCTGGAGGTCATTGACTGA
- the rplA gene encoding 50S ribosomal protein L1: MPLAGKKYRAALEKVTVGQLYSIEQAVTLVKQTSYTKFDATVDVAVRLGVDPRHADQVVRGTVVLPHGTGKSVKVLVIAQGDRAKEAEAAGADFVGVEYLQKLKDGWLECDVIVATPDVMGQLGALGRILGPRGLMPNPKAGTVTMNVTQAVKEIKAGKIEFRVDKTGNLHAPIGKVSFSESQLAGNLHAFMDTILKAKPSAAKGTYIRSATVSGTMGPGIKLDTAGYR, translated from the coding sequence ATGCCACTCGCAGGCAAGAAGTACCGCGCCGCGCTGGAGAAGGTCACCGTCGGCCAGCTGTATTCGATCGAGCAGGCGGTCACGCTGGTCAAGCAGACCAGCTACACCAAGTTCGACGCCACGGTGGACGTCGCCGTTCGTCTCGGCGTCGACCCGCGTCACGCCGATCAGGTTGTCCGCGGGACGGTCGTCCTGCCGCACGGCACCGGCAAGAGCGTCAAGGTGCTGGTGATCGCGCAGGGTGATCGCGCCAAGGAAGCGGAAGCAGCCGGCGCCGATTTTGTCGGTGTCGAGTACCTGCAGAAGCTGAAGGATGGATGGCTCGAGTGTGACGTGATCGTCGCGACGCCCGATGTGATGGGGCAACTCGGCGCCCTCGGCCGCATCCTCGGTCCGCGCGGCCTGATGCCGAACCCGAAGGCGGGTACGGTGACGATGAACGTCACGCAGGCTGTCAAGGAGATCAAGGCGGGCAAGATCGAGTTCCGCGTCGACAAGACCGGAAACCTCCACGCACCGATCGGAAAGGTGTCGTTCTCCGAATCGCAGCTGGCGGGAAATCTTCACGCCTTCATGGACACGATCCTCAAGGCCAAGCCTTCGGCGGCCAAGGGGACCTATATCCGCTCGGCCACCGTGTCCGGCACGATGGGACCCGGGATCAAGCTCGACACGGCGGGGTACCGATGA
- the nusG gene encoding transcription termination/antitermination protein NusG — protein sequence MTGVAVEYRWYAIQTTAGHENKVRSLLGQRIKDDPRPEGQKLVAQALVPTQEVVEIKNGKKVTVERKLYPGYVIVQMGMSQEAQHLVNSIQGVIKFVGTGKAPLPLRDDEVNRLLGIAEPEEAAIAKEEIPFLPGQAVEITEGPFSDFNGIVEEVLADKGKVKVSVSLFGRPTTVELDYLQLRGH from the coding sequence GTGACGGGAGTCGCAGTGGAGTATCGATGGTACGCGATCCAGACCACGGCGGGGCATGAGAACAAGGTGCGTTCTCTCCTCGGCCAGCGGATCAAGGACGACCCGCGCCCCGAAGGGCAGAAGCTCGTTGCCCAGGCGCTGGTCCCGACGCAGGAAGTGGTCGAGATCAAGAACGGCAAGAAGGTCACGGTCGAGCGGAAGCTCTATCCGGGCTACGTGATCGTACAGATGGGGATGAGCCAGGAAGCACAGCACCTGGTCAACTCCATCCAGGGCGTCATCAAGTTCGTGGGAACCGGCAAGGCGCCGCTGCCGTTGCGTGACGATGAGGTGAATCGCCTCCTCGGCATCGCTGAGCCGGAAGAAGCCGCCATCGCCAAGGAAGAGATTCCGTTCCTTCCCGGGCAGGCCGTCGAGATCACCGAGGGTCCCTTCTCGGACTTCAACGGGATCGTCGAGGAAGTGCTGGCCGACAAGGGGAAGGTCAAGGTCTCGGTCTCGCTCTTCGGCCGGCCGACCACTGTTGAATTGGATTACCTGCAGCTGCGCGGGCACTAG